The Hippoglossus hippoglossus isolate fHipHip1 chromosome 19, fHipHip1.pri, whole genome shotgun sequence genome has a segment encoding these proteins:
- the mmp21 gene encoding matrix metallopeptidase-21 gives MLTSTQLIILLFWTSISSADAEKLFHSRDHSDVQTLSSHQAEVITDTYTAEVFLSRYGFMKPVNWEEIQFEESHANFNDDLLDELQATIQEGSSGPQSRDDPQKGDEDNHKRPTESEAFISALKEFQKLSGLPVTGLFDETTKLAMNKPRCGVPDMEVDLNAPEAAENGSTSDIEMSPGDAFNDTDSNSTETSGTSDASFAAANSSEDDLLNFNDTERVPSGISSDTSMNYTQESNLFTDTSLTNSSDHLIIDSQGVNISVNTRQSEAVRRRKRHLAALVSKHRRRRDVSETGYMAFSKKVLRWRLIGEGYSSQLSVEEQRYIFRLAFRMWSEVSPLEFVEDTRSPLEDVDIRLGFGTGRHLGCNQRFDGTGQEFAHAWFLGDIHFDDDEHFTGPNAGSGISLLKVAVHEIGHVLGLPHIYRPGSIMQPSYLPHESGFEMDWTDRKAIQHLYGACRGQFNTVFDWIRKEKTPYGEVAIRFNTYFMRDGWYWLYENRTNRTRYGDPVALQAGWRGIPVDGIDACVHVWSRRRDAVYFFKGTRFWRYDSENDKVFRQDPEGHRYPRLISEGFPGVSGPIDSAFYDRRDSHIYFFKNTLVYAFSVEANSLARGFPRNIREVFPAVVSGDHPDGNIDAAYFSYTHNAVFLLKGSRFWQVVGSRHRWRRPSLPRNGLLPHKEVDGHWFDICNVHPTALKLTR, from the exons ATGCTGACTTCTACCCAGCTGATCATTTTGCTTTTTTGGACGAGCATTAGCTCCGCTGATGCAGAGAAACTTTTCCACAGTCGGGATCATTCTGATGTGCAAACCCTCAGCTCTCACCAAGCTGAGGTTATAACAGACACGTACACGGCAGAG GTATTTCTCTCCAGGTATGGATTCATGAAGCCAGTGAACTGGGAGGAAATCCAGTTTGAAGAGTCACACGCGAATTTTAATGACGACCTCCTGGATGAACTCCAAGCCACGATACAGGAGGGGTCCTCAGGGCCTCAGTCAAGGGATGATCCTCAGAAGGGCGATGAAGATAACCACAAGAGACCAACTGAGAGCGAAGCCTTTATTTCAGCACTTAAGGAGTTCCAGAAGCTGTCGGGCCTGCCTGTCACAGGCCTGTTCGATGAGACCACAAAGCTGGCCATGAACAAACCGAGATGCGGGGTCCCTGACATGGAGGTTGACCTGAACGCCCCTGAAGCAGCCGAGAACGGCAGCACCTCAGATATTGAAATGAGTCCTGGTGATGCTTTTAATGACACAGATAGTAACAGCACAGAAACTAGTGGAACAAGTGATGCTTCTTTTGCTGCAGCAAACTCCTCTGAAGACGACCTATTGAATTTTAATGACACAGAAAGGGTCCCCTCAGGCATTTCCAGTGACACCAGCATGAATTACACACAGGAATCGAACTTATTCACTGACACCTCTCTGACGAACAGCTCAGATCATCTCATCATAGACTCTCAAGGggtaaacatcagtgtgaacaCGCGTCAGAGTGAAGCAGTGCGACGCAGGAAACGCCACCTTGCCGCTCTTGTGTCCAAACATAGACGCAGGAGAGATGTGAGCGAGACCGGCTACATGGCCTTCTCCAAGAAGGTGCTGAGGTGGAGGCTCATTGGAGAAGGCTACAGCAGCCAGCTGTCCGTTGAGGAGCAGAGGTACATCTTCAGACTGGCCTTCAGGATGTGGAGCGAGGTGTCGCCGCTGGAGTTCGTGGAGGACACGCGCTCCCCGCTGGAGGATGTTGACATCAGGCTGGGCTTTGGAACAG GAAGGCATCTCGGCTGCAATCAGAGGTTTGACGGCACAGGTCAAGAATTTGCCCACGCCTGGTTCCTGGGTGATATACACTTTGATGACGATGAGCACTTCACTGGTCCCAACGCCGGCAGTGGGATCAGCCTCCTCAAA GTGGCAGTTCATGAGATCGGCCACGTCTTAGGTCTCCCCCACATATACAGACCTGGATCTATAATGCAGCCCAGCTATCTGCCACATGAGTCTGGCTTCGAGATGGACTGGACGGACAGGAAGGCCATACAGCACCTCTATG GCGCCTGTAGAGGTCAGTTCAACACAGTGTTCGATTGGATCAGGAAGGAGAAGACGCCCTACGGGGAGGTGGCCATACGCTTTAACACCTACTTCATGAGAGATGGCTGGTACTGGCTGTATGAGAACAGAACTAACCGGACACGTTACGGTGACCCAGTGGCTCTGCAGGCCGGCTGGCGTGGGATTCCCGTGGACGGCATagatgcatgtgtgcatgtgtggtccAGAAGAAGAGATGCTGTTTACTTCTTTAAAG GTACTCGGTTCTGGAGGTACGACAGCGAGAACGACAAGGTGTTCAGACAGGACCCGGAAGGTCATCGCTATCCAAGGTTAATCTCTGAAGGTTTCCCCGGGGTGTCCGGTCCCATCGACTCAGCCTTTTACGACAGGAGAGACTCCCACATCTACTTCTTCAAAAACACGCTT GTGTACGCATTCAGCGTGGAAGCCAACAGCTTGGCACGAGGCTTCCCCAGGAACATCAGAGAAGTTTTCCCCGCAGTGGTGAGTGGAGACCATCCAGATGGCAACATCGACGCTGCCTACTTCTCCTATACCCACAATGCCGTGTTTCTGCTGAAGGGCTCGCGGTTCTGGCAGGTGGTGGGCAGCCGCCATCGCTGGCGCCGGCCATCTCTGCCCCGGAACGGCCTGCTGCCACACAAGGAGGTGGATGGCCACTGGTTCGACATCTGCAACGTTCATCCCACTGCACTCAAACTAACCCGCTGA